One window of the Niallia circulans genome contains the following:
- a CDS encoding MFS transporter, whose amino-acid sequence MIVFLSFYLSIRPEINYPLLVTKFGANLMGLILIIFALPILFHLSSIFLLIYYFILMLLLGVIQIFVNTPINVMLQTEVEEEYKGRVFSIIRTGAQSLVPIGAILFGFLFDWLPAYWVFGISGLFLILTSLYFARPTIVRQVYPDYVGRGKQENSTTVNNSKLFYVKKRD is encoded by the coding sequence TTGATTGTTTTTCTTTCATTCTATTTATCGATTCGACCAGAAATTAATTATCCGTTATTAGTTACAAAGTTCGGTGCTAATTTAATGGGGCTTATTCTTATAATTTTTGCTCTACCAATTCTTTTTCACCTATCTTCTATTTTTCTACTTATTTATTATTTCATCCTAATGCTACTCTTAGGTGTTATTCAAATTTTTGTAAATACACCAATCAATGTAATGTTGCAAACAGAAGTGGAAGAAGAATATAAAGGGAGAGTTTTTTCCATAATTCGAACCGGAGCGCAATCTTTAGTTCCTATTGGTGCAATTCTTTTTGGCTTTCTTTTTGATTGGCTACCCGCATATTGGGTATTTGGAATTTCTGGTTTATTCCTCATCCTTACAAGCCTATATTTCGCCAGACCAACTATCGTGCGACAAGTGTATCCAGATTATGTAGGTAGAGGAAAGCAGGAGAACAGCACTACTGTGAACAATTCGAAATTATTTTATGTAAAAAAACGCGACTAG
- a CDS encoding restriction endonuclease: MFYIEIIVAILLILAFMKYLWTKKENEYQTALLANHIESSDELKKTLAMGLYLRFCKEEEDKDYSSIYLKQDPLQFERFAAEIMEKTRGGSTWVTPPTGDFGVDFEHETEKGLFLGQVKCYQEDLPFDSIALIHSNIIKRGAQGGYVITTGSFTPAAYEYAKGLNVELIDGVKFVESWLSSLSKAEKEMKELLLV, encoded by the coding sequence ATGTTCTACATAGAGATTATAGTAGCAATTCTTTTAATCTTGGCTTTTATGAAATATTTATGGACGAAAAAAGAAAATGAATATCAGACTGCTCTACTGGCTAATCATATCGAGTCAAGTGACGAGTTAAAAAAGACTTTGGCGATGGGGCTTTATTTGAGGTTTTGTAAAGAGGAAGAAGACAAGGACTATTCTTCCATTTATTTAAAACAAGATCCTCTCCAATTTGAAAGGTTTGCTGCGGAAATTATGGAGAAGACAAGAGGCGGATCGACATGGGTGACTCCTCCAACAGGTGATTTTGGAGTAGACTTTGAACATGAAACAGAAAAAGGATTGTTTCTTGGGCAAGTAAAATGTTATCAAGAAGATTTACCATTTGATTCAATTGCCCTGATTCATTCGAATATAATCAAACGAGGAGCTCAAGGTGGATATGTTATTACAACAGGCAGCTTTACACCGGCAGCTTATGAATATGCCAAAGGATTAAATGTTGAATTAATCGACGGTGTTAAGTTTGTGGAAAGCTGGTTAAGTAGTTTGAGCAAAGCAGAAAAAGAAATGAAGGAATTATTACTCGTTTAA
- a CDS encoding GNAT family N-acetyltransferase: MKWHIKKFNELTNVELYTLLKERTAVFVVEQNCPYLEVDGKDLESYHLFAEKQGEIVAYLRILPPGVSYPEASLGRIFVKKEYRGQGFAEELVSRGIDYTKQELKEERIKIQAQDYLRNFYQSFGFQAISEVYLEDNIPHIDMLLNGRMAQIK, encoded by the coding sequence GTGAAATGGCATATAAAGAAATTTAATGAGTTAACAAATGTGGAATTATATACGCTTCTGAAAGAGAGAACCGCTGTTTTTGTGGTGGAGCAAAATTGTCCTTATTTAGAGGTAGATGGAAAGGATTTAGAATCGTATCATCTTTTTGCTGAAAAACAGGGGGAGATTGTTGCGTATTTAAGAATTTTACCTCCAGGGGTGTCATATCCAGAGGCTTCTTTAGGGAGGATTTTTGTGAAGAAGGAATATAGAGGACAAGGGTTTGCAGAAGAGCTTGTAAGTCGCGGAATTGATTATACCAAGCAAGAGTTAAAAGAAGAGAGGATAAAAATCCAGGCACAGGACTATTTGCGGAACTTTTATCAGTCTTTTGGCTTTCAAGCCATATCTGAAGTGTATTTAGAAGATAATATTCCCCATATTGATATGTTATTAAACGGAAGAATGGCGCAAATTAAGTAA